In the Acropora muricata isolate sample 2 chromosome 10, ASM3666990v1, whole genome shotgun sequence genome, one interval contains:
- the LOC136888057 gene encoding NLR family CARD domain-containing protein 3-like, whose product MKRGLIKGNKHKQPAGLDESVSFKPGTLSEEDVLIIAHELGPSWKMFGRVLKVQKAEIDRIHVNESDVTEKCYCVLRRWQEIYPQDATYHRLARALQHPAVGRKDLAVKYCGLQLGTSSEPEITEGREPKGNNLKGIQGDCTKFAESSVSVGLSSCVPPKRKSEIEKNKTEQPAAPTSSPSRIIEWIRKVCQKCEGVIVPVPWCEEFSFHIKNIFTRLKIVEKEKTRGKPKAVTSMTSIFTPHDGCEQPVIVLIEGEPGMGKTTYCQKLVYDWARKQCREWDESFPRIDVLLLLRCREIKSGNLWNAIEDQILPKGIEPEERKMFFQFLKENPSKVLLVLDGLDEADPQKLEMYVELVQKKELPGCYIVLTSRQEGGSRVRKYTDTLLEIVGFTPTDADSYITKYFKQDKAHLAQKLISKFRSDKELRELTQNPLNTLLLCVIFEDLEGVLPNNRTQLYMEIVVLILRRYESKKGLSSRGKDLLLVYKKELMILGRTALDSLRKQELYFDDHKGDIKESLLMKFGFLSIQSGVSKRAPCDRYGFFHKSFQDFFSGYFLAFSIIDGVANSQSVLTDPRYMGDLFQVFRFMSAIIAKESVETAESVVKRIASILNKTGLTTDKLGLYLTVAHYFIIECKTFSGDLDTKLACTFGESLELVDVVLRLPRFHRLWYIGTFLKALAVNSTMTNLELCEHTLSTENIFLLTEALRVNTSLSSLDLRSNSIRAEGANSLAQALRVNTSLSSLNLRSNSIRAEGANSLAQALRVNTSLSSLDLRSNYLRDEGANSLAQALRVNTSLSSLDLRSNSISDEGANSLAQALRVNTSLSSLNLCDNSIRIEGANSVAQALRVNTSLSSLGLQANSIRDEGANSLAQALRVNTSLSSLNLCSNSIGTEGANSLALALRVNTSLSSFNLSFNSIGDEGANSLAQALRVNTSLLSFNLSYNCIGDEGANSLAQALSVNTSLSSLYMSHDLLSVDVGYYFALARWVKTSFGDEGANPLDQD is encoded by the exons ATGAAAAGAGGATTAATTAAAGGGAATAAACATAAGCAACCAGCAG GCTTAGATGAGAGTGTGTCATTCAAGCCTGGGACCCTTTCAGAAGAGGATGTTCTTATCATTGCGCATGAGCTTGGTCCTTCATGGAAAATGTTTGGCCGAGTGCTGAAAGTCCAGAAGGCTGAGATTGATCGGATTCATGTAAACGAGTCCGATGTCACTGAAAAATGCTATT GTGTTTTAAGACGCTGGCAAGAGATTTACCCACAAGATGCAACATACCACCGCTTGGCACGTGCATTGCAGCATCCCGCTGTTGGACGAAAAGATTTGGCTGTCAAGTACTGCGGTCTTCAATTAG GAACTTCCTCTGAACCTGAGATCACAGAAGGAAGGGAGCCGAAGGGGAACAATTTAAAAGGCATACAAGGGGATTGTACAAAGTTTGCAGAAAGTAGTG TGTCCGTAGGCCTTTCTTCATGTGTCCCACCCAAAAGAAAAAGcgaaattgaaaagaataagaCTGAGCAGCCAGCAG CTCCTACTTCGTCCCCAAGCCGCATCATAGAATGGATACGAAAAGTTTGCCAAAAGTGTGAAGGGGTGATTGTGCCAGTTCCTTGGTGTGAAGAGTTCAGCTTTCACATAAAGAACATTTTCACCAGACTTAAAATagttgaaaaggaaaagacaCGCGGAAAACCAAAAGCAGTCACCAGCATGACAAGTATCTTTACACCACACGACGGTTGCGAACAACCAGTGATTGTGTTGATTGAAGGCGAACCCGGCATGGGAAAGACTACCTATTGCCAAAAACTGGTATATGATTGGGCAAGAAAACAATGTCGCGAATGGGACGAGTCGTTTCCTAGAATTGATGTGCTCCTGCTCCTCAGATGTCGTGAAATCAAATCTGGTAACCTTTGGAACGCTATTGAAGATCAAATTCTGCCAAAAGGAATTGAACCggaggaaagaaaaatgttttttcaattcttgaaagaaaatccgTCCAAGGTGTTGCTTGTGCTCGATGGGTTAGATGAGGCAGACCCACAAAAACTCGAAATGTACGTGGAACTTGTTCAAAAGAAGGAGCTTCCTGGCTGTTACATTGTTCTCACATCTCGCCAGGAAGGAGGGAGTAGAGTGAGGAAGTACACCGATACATTGTTAGAGATTGTGGGATTCACACCGACTGATGCGGACAGCTACATTACAAAGTATTTTAAACAAGACAAAGCACACTTGGCACAGAaacttatttcaaaatttcgGTCTGATAAGGAATTAAGGGAACTAACACAAAACCCGTTAAACACTCTTCTGCTGTGTGTTATCTTTGAGGATTTAGAGGGAGTTCTACCAAACAACAGGACGCAGCTTTACATGGAGATCGTTGTCCTTATTTTGAGACGGTATGAAAGCAAGAAAGGCTTATCAAGTAGAGGTAAAGACCTTTTATTAGTTTACAAGAAGGAACTGATGATCCTAGGAAGAACTGCGCTAGATTCTCTGCGTAAACAAGAGCTGTATTTCGATGACCACAAAGGGGATATCAAGGAAAGTTTGTTGATGAAGTTTGGGTTTCTCTCGATCCAGTCTGGTGTTAGCAAGAGAGCTCCTTGTGACCGTTATGGATTTTTTCACAAGAGTTTTCAAGACTTCTTTTCTGGTTActtccttgccttttctattATTGATGGTGTTGCGAACTCTCAGTCAGTGCTGACCGATCCTCGATACATGGGTGACCTATTTCAAGTTTTTAGGTTCATGAGTGCAATAATAGCCAAGGAATCCGTAGAAACTGCAGAATCAGTTGTAAAACGTATTGCTTCAATTTTAAATAAGACAGGCCTAACAACTGATAAACTCGGTTTGTACTTAACGGTTGCTCATTACTTTATTATCGAATGCAAAACTTTTTCAGGAGACCTTGACACAAAACTTGCTTGTACCTTTGGCGAAAGTCTAGAGTTGGTTGACGTGGTTTTGCGCTTGCCCAGGTTTCACAGATTGTGGTATATTGGGACGTTTTTGAAGGCCCTCGCCGTTAATTCCACCATGACAAACTTGGAGTTGTGTGAGCATACTTTAAGTACTGAGAATATCTTTCTGCTTACcgaggccctcagagtaaacacctctctttcttctttggatttgcgtTCTAATTCCATTCgtgctgagggagcaaattcgcttgctcaggccctcagagtaaacacctctctttcttccttgaaTTTGCGTTCTAATTCCATTCgtgctgagggagcaaattcacttgctcaggccctcagagtaaacacctctctttcttctttggatttgcgtTCTAATTACCTtcgtgatgagggagcaaattcacttgctcaggccctcagagtaaacacctctctttcttctttggatttgcgtTCTAATTCCATtagtgatgagggagcaaattcacttgctcaggccctcagagtaaacacctctctttcttctttgaatttgtgtGATAATTCCATTCGTattgagggagcaaattcagttgctcaggccctcagagtaaacacctctctttcttctttgggtTTGCAAGCTAATTCCATtcgtgatgagggagcaaattcacttgctcaggccctcagagtaaacacctctctttcttccttgaaTTTGTGTTCTAATTCCATTGGTactgagggagcaaattcacttgctctgGCCCTCAGAGTAAATACCTCTCTTTCATcttttaatttgtctttcaactccattggtgatgagggagcaaattcacttgctcaggccctcagagtaaataCCTCtcttttatcttttaatttGTCTTACAACtgcattggtgatgagggagcaaattcacttgctcaggccctcagcgtaaacacctctctttcgtCTCTGTATATGTCTCACGATTTGCTTAGTGTTGATGTAGGATATTATTTTGCTTTGGCCCGCTGGGTAAAAACCTCctttggtgatgagggagcaaatccACTTGATCAGGATTAA